CTCGAACTGTTCCGGGGCCAGGAGGGGTTGTCCCGGGAATTGCTCGATTTCCGGGTGGCTGTGGAGGAGGACTTCGAACGTCAGAGCGAGCGTCTGAACAGTGTCGAGGAGGAGATGAAGAGCCTGAGGCGCGACTATCCTCGCTACCGGGCGAACCAGCAGGGAGAACTCCTGGCCGTGGGGGCCATCCGCTTGCTGGAGAAGGGTGATCATCGCGAGGCACTCCGGTCGTTCCGGTATGCCCATGCGTACGACCTGACCGAACCCTGCTACCTCTACGGCATGGCCCTGGCGTATCGGGGGCTTGGCGAGCAGGGAGAGGCGGAGGTTTATGCGGCCCGAGGCATCGCGGCCGATCGGAAGCGCTCTCTGGTCTACAGTCGGGTCTGGCAGAACATGTCGTACCGGATCCAGGGGCCCGACCGACGCTGGCTCGAAGGCCTCCGGGAGGATCCGGTCTATGGGGTCAAGGTGCCGGGGATGGTCAGCCTGCCGGCGACGCTGCTCGATTGATTGAGACTCGTCGGGCCTGCGACGCGGACCGATCGCCTGGCCGCTTGGCGCGATCGGTCCGCGCCACGGACATCACGGAGTGTAGTCGAGGGCCTGGTGGGCGAGGCGGAGGTCGGGGCCGAGGTGGACCTGGACGTTGCGAGAGGCAGGGCGCTCGCCAGGCGATCGCAACCACCCGACGAGCATGGCGTGGAGGGGGGCGGGTTAGCGCGACCGTTGCCGACGCCTGGCGAAGACGATTCCGAGGCCGCCGAGCGCGACGAGGATCAGGGTCGAGGGTTCGGGGATAATGGTGGTGCGGGTCTCACCCGTGATGATCGTTCCACCGTTGGGGGCGCTGAACGCCGCGAACGGAGAGTTCGGGCCGGATGTGAAGAACTTGAAGGCGTCGTACTCGGTGCCTGGTTGCAGCACGGCCTGCGGGTTGTCGGGGTCGGGGCCGGCTTCTGACAGCCAGTAGAACGCGACGGAGGTACTGTCTCCCCAGAGCCAGTCGACCTCGGTGGTGTCGATTGAGAAGGACGAGGGAGGCGTCGCGCCGATCGGCCGGATGGAATCGAAATCGAATCCCAATTCCCAACTCTCCTTGGCGATCAGGGCGGAGATCCAATGGTCTCGCGCGCTTAAGCCGTCGATGGAGGAGATGCCGGAGATCGCCGTGTCCTGGATCAGGTCGTTGCCGACCCCGAATGCCCAGGTCGTCATGGATGGTGTGATGTAGAAGGTCCCGGTGTAGGCGTTCCCCGGGTTGTCCGGAGGTACGAGGACCTCCCTGATCTGCGTTGCATGCGTCGCATTGGCGAGCAATACGACCAAGGATACGACGAGAACGAATGTTCTTGCTCTTTTCATGGTAATGTGTTGACTTCTATGAAAGAGCATGGACGTGAACGCGATGATGTCACCTGAGCTTAGGGGGGTGGGCTCAGGGCGTCAAGGGTTTTTGAGTTGAGTGAGTTTACGACCGTTTCGGTGGTGAATTCTGGCAACAACCGGCGTTACCGGGTTGTGGTGATATTGGCGATGATTTATGGGTTGCGCGGGCTGATCGCGAGTGAGGAGGATTGGAAGGGTCTTTCGGGCGTTGTGCGAGGGGGGTGTTGAGGGCGGCTTAGGGCCGTAAACTGCCTGTGCGTGCCGGACCGGGAGAGCGTGCAGAAGCCGGAGAATTTGCGTTCGCCCGAAGGGGTGGACCGGGGTCGGGTGGACCCCGGGCGCTGAGGGGGCGGTTTGCTGAGGAGGGGATGGGCGGGGTCGAGAGGACGAGACTGTCTCGATCGGCGAGAGGGGGTTGGTGATGAGAGCGGAGTTCGATTGCGCGGGTCGTCTCGGTTGCTCGCCAACCGGGGTCGCGAAGCGACGAGAGGTTACGGAGATGCATCCCGGCGCCTCTTGCGGCTGCGCCGCCCCGGTTGGCGAGCAACCGAGACGACCCGTGATTGTACCTCGGGATGATTCCATTCGCCCGCGTTCGAGAGGAGTGCGTGAAGGACGAGGGTTTCGAGCTGTTGGTCCTGAACTCGTGCTCGGAACGCCTTGAAGAACGGACGCGAGGACCGTCGCAGGCTCTGAGCGAGGCCTTGCTCTTTCGGAGGGGCATCCATCCTGATACGCTTGGTTGAGTGTGAGAGGAAGGCGTTCCGGGTGTGCTGGACATTGGAGCACTCGGGACGCCCGGGAGAGCACGAGGGGAGGAGTGGCGTGATGAGACTGCGGCACACCTTGGTGAAGGTGTTCGTGTGGGGCGGGTTGGGGGCGGTGGTGGTTGCGAGCAGCGGGGCCGAGGGGGGGCAGGAGGTCAGGAGGGACGCGAGGCCAACGTTGGAGGAGGCGTTTCGCGGGTGGGACAAGGGGTTTTCGTCGGATCGGAAGGATGATCGCGTGGATGCGCTGCGATCGATGTTGCCTCGCAAGGAGGAGATCGCCTTGCTCTTTCCGGAGCAGGTCGATCTCCTGTGGCCGATTCTGGACGAAGGGCACACGGCCATGTTGGAGAACGTCGACCAAATGGCCGCGCAAATGACGAGAGGCGGGGGGATCACCGCGATCAAACCGATTGACGTGAGAGCCGACGCGAGGCGAGCGGAGGGGCCGTACCGCGAGGTGCTGGCCATGATTCCGCAAGACGTCGAGGTCTTCGAACTGGTCGTGACGCGAGGGCGGTCAACCTCGGGGAGCAGCGCGTATCTCTACGTCAACAATCGTTGGTGTTGGGTCCGAGGTTTCGAGGCGATTCCGAAGCTGTTGGAATCGCTCCGATGAGATCGATCCGTCGAAGCGCGACGGGGGGGCGTTCGTTGCCG
The DNA window shown above is from Tautonia rosea and carries:
- a CDS encoding PEP-CTERM sorting domain-containing protein, with translation MKRARTFVLVVSLVVLLANATHATQIREVLVPPDNPGNAYTGTFYITPSMTTWAFGVGNDLIQDTAISGISSIDGLSARDHWISALIAKESWELGFDFDSIRPIGATPPSSFSIDTTEVDWLWGDSTSVAFYWLSEAGPDPDNPQAVLQPGTEYDAFKFFTSGPNSPFAAFSAPNGGTIITGETRTTIIPEPSTLILVALGGLGIVFARRRQRSR